A stretch of Plectropomus leopardus isolate mb chromosome 24, YSFRI_Pleo_2.0, whole genome shotgun sequence DNA encodes these proteins:
- the dzip1 gene encoding zinc finger protein Dzip1 isoform X2: MPFHNGAYYPYTGDTQGTHSSAGIPSLLNSPLSQPSVNGHSVPAPSMTPSSGASTVLPFKFRLRRESVDWRRINAVDIDLVVSQLDVDALQEHISSVTFCSLDGERCQRCQSPVDPALIKLLRLAQLTVEWLLHCQEFLTLNLQAAEDRLANAGNQREQLLAQQKKLEEKVKTLTNELKERKKIIRTQQSMLAPRIISSQKCPHCDKSFLNSTFLQNHMQRRHPDEYEFELRSDSEKKSQIENLKSEISSLKEQIVQQQQDLQAKTTQEKEQQSMYRDQQRELERFKAEEMARMDRKIEFLYTRNIQALNEANQNQTARQEKTASPVHSQPERDLDNYKEMQVQAMQKLEHQMRKQDKKWESRLQEIKAQHESEKNQLLNELSSMQSTVSEQQGSIQRLHEMGRRQQEMGRRLQEKEQIIKAQREQIRNLSSNPPTKIVEVPVIISAQAPEPKPKRVVLDSSSFSEKRPVEKKPEPAPERKPRGTSSALKKNPNIKKEMRPDLEQALIDKLENLGVKPDQSGLKDRELTSILAKVNSKRESVARGLPDYWRHREEIASTVEKKLGRQRRGSDPAPESQARSRSVQVLQIRPRSGSLPSRATQVMSGPAVKQSKTPQPAPRTKTNTQPKTSTPNTKTALRTFTAKTPPFSSDEESDEEDTDMEEEQPPKHQRGKSPQPRLNQVQIRSSKPSPVQSKQAPARHSSSSNSQQVRGSVGGVTKTAVTKIDSDEDDEWSEVSELQEIDPKRLQSHKDQNGNLEKKSFGKENRINDLARKMEKQFTERVSKKPAGGVSILPERKDEVQELTYTDLEESSEWVVSSLEDKQEMSKAPKGSGPMKKSLDSPSTSVWGTSTGKGPKSGLTEAGTGSTLKSSLCSLSDISDSEDISNKYNKLYS; the protein is encoded by the exons ATG cCATTTCACAACGGAGCATACTACCCCTACACTGGTGACACCCAGGGGACCCATTCATCAGCGGGGATCCCATCTCTCCTGAATTCCCCGCTCAGCCAGCCCTCTGTAAACGGCCACTCTGTACCTGCACCCAGCATGACTCCATCCAGCGGAGCCTCCACCGTCCTCCCTTTCAAGTTCCGCCTGCGCAGGGAGAGTGTGGATTGGCGGCGCATCAACGCAGTGGAcatagaccttgttgtgagccaGCTGGATGTGGACGCCCTTCAGGAGCACATCAGCAGCGTCACCTTCTGCAGCCTGGATGGGGAGCGATGTCAGCGGTGCCAAAGCCCCGTGGATCCAGCTCTGATCAAGCTCCTGCGGCTGGCCCAGCTCACAGTGGAGTGGCTCCTCCACTGCCAGGAATTTCTCACCCTCAACCTGCAAGCAGCGGAGGACAGGCTGGCAAACGCCGGCAATCAGCGCGAGCAGCTGCTGGCTCAGCAGAAGAAGCTGGAGGAGAAGGTGAAGACGCTGACCAACGAGCtcaaggagaggaagaagattATTCGCACCCAGCAGTCCATGCTCGCACCACGGATCATCAGCAGCCAGAAG tgTCCGCATTGTGATAAATCCTTCCTCAATTCCACGTTTCTCCAGAATCACATGCAGCGCCGCCACCCTGACGAGTACGAGTTCG AGTTGCGGTCTGACAGTGAGAAGAAATCTCAGATTGAAAATCTCAAATCTGAGATCAGCAGTCTGAAGGAGCAGAttgttcagcagcagcaggacctGCAGGCCAAAACAACTCAG GAAAAGGAGCAGCAATCCATGTACAGAGACCAGCAGAGAGAACTGGAGCGCTTTAAGGCCGAGGAGATGGCGCGCATGGACAGAAAGATAGAATTTCTTTACACCCGAAATATTCAAGCTCTCAAT GAAGCAAATCAGAATCAGACAGCCAGGCAGGAAAAAACAGCTAGCCCTGTTCACTCGCAGCCAGAGAGAGATCTggacaactacaaagagatgcaggtCCAAGCCATGCAAAAGCTGGAGCACCAAATGAGGAAACAG GATAAAAAGTGGGAATCCAGGCTGCAGGAAATAAAGGCCCAACATGAGTCTGAAAAGAACCag TTGCTGAACGAGCTGAGCAGTATGCAATCGACTGTGTCCGAGCAGCAGGGGAGCATCCAGAGGCTGCATGAGATGGGGAGGAGGCAGCAGGAGATGGGGAGGAGGCTGCAGGAGAAGGAGCAAATCATCAAGGCTCAAAGGGAGCAG ATAAGGAATCTTTCCTCCAATCCACCCACAAAAATAGTGGAAGTGCCAG TGATTATCAGCGCACAAGCTCCAGAGCCAAAACCAAAAAGAGTGGTACTTG ACTCGAGCAGCTTCTCAGAGAAAAGGCCGGTGGAGAAGAAGCCTGAGCCTGCACCGGAGAGGAAACCGAGGGGGACCAGCAGCGCTCTGAAGAAGAACCCCAACATCAAGAAAGAGATGCGGCCCGATCTGGAGCAAGCTCTTATTGACAAGCTGGAGAACCTGGGAGTCAAGCCT GATCAGAGTGGTCTGAAGGACAGAGAGCTCACTTCCATCCTGGCCAAGGTGAATTCAAAGCGGGAGAGCGTTGCAAGGGGGTTGCCTGACTACTGGCGCCATCGGGAAGAGATCGCCAGCACTGTGGAGAAGAAGCTGGGACGGCAGAGGAGAGGCAGCGACCCTGCTCCTGAGTCACAAGCCAGATCCAGATCAGTTCAAG TGTTGCAGATCCGTCCTCGCTCCGGCAGCCTGCCCTCCAGGGCCACCCAGGTGATGTCTGGACCCGCTGTCAAACAGTCCAAGACCCCTCAGCCGGCACCAAGGACAAAGACCAACACCCAACCCAAGACGTCTACACCCAACACCAAGACCGCTCTGAGGACCTTCACAGccaa GACCCCTCCTTTCAGTTCAGATGAGGAATCTGACGAAGAGGACACAGATATGGAGGAAGAACAGCCCCCGAAACACCAGAGGGGCAAATCACCACAGCCCAGACTGAACCAGGTCCAAATCAGATCAAGCAAACCCAGTCCGGTCCAGTCCAAGCAGGCTCCAGCCAGGCACTCATCCTCCTCCAACTCCCAGCAGGTCAGGGGGTCAGTTGGCGGCGTGACCAAGACAGCAGTCACAAAGATCGACAGTGATGAGGACGACGAGTGGTCCGAGGTCAGCGAGCTGCAGGAGATCGACCCAAAACGTCTCCAGAGTCACAAAGACCAGAACGGCAACTTGGAGAAGAAAAGCTTTGGCAAAG AGAACAGAATCAATGACCTGGCCAGAAAAATGGAGAAGCAGTTTACAGAGAGAGTGTCAAAGAAACCAGCAGGGGGCGTCAGCATCCTACCAGAGAGGAAGGACGAGGTTCAGGAGCTCACG TACACGGATCTCGAGGAGAGCAGCGAGTGGGTCGTCTCCTCCTTGGAGGACAAACAGGAAATGTCTAAAGCGCCTAAGGGCTCTGGACCAATGAAAAAGAGCCTGGACTCCCCCAGCACCAGCGTCTGGGGAACCTCCACAGGAAAGGGTCCCAAATCTG GTCTGACTGAAGCTGGAACAGGAAGCACCCTGAAGAGCAGCCTGTGCTCCCTCAGTGACATCAGTGACTCTGAGGATATTAGCAATAAGTACAATAAACTCTACAGCTGA
- the dzip1 gene encoding zinc finger protein Dzip1 isoform X1, whose amino-acid sequence MPFHNGAYYPYTGDTQGTHSSAGIPSLLNSPLSQPSVNGHSVPAPSMTPSSGASTVLPFKFRLRRESVDWRRINAVDIDLVVSQLDVDALQEHISSVTFCSLDGERCQRCQSPVDPALIKLLRLAQLTVEWLLHCQEFLTLNLQAAEDRLANAGNQREQLLAQQKKLEEKVKTLTNELKERKKIIRTQQSMLAPRIISSQKCPHCDKSFLNSTFLQNHMQRRHPDEYEFELRSDSEKKSQIENLKSEISSLKEQIVQQQQDLQAKTTQEKEQQSMYRDQQRELERFKAEEMARMDRKIEFLYTRNIQALNEANQNQTARQEKTASPVHSQPERDLDNYKEMQVQAMQKLEHQMRKQDKKWESRLQEIKAQHESEKNQLLNELSSMQSTVSEQQGSIQRLHEMGRRQQEMGRRLQEKEQIIKAQREQIRNLSSNPPTKIVEVPVIISAQAPEPKPKRVVLEEPVSALKLDPIQELSEEEKDSSSFSEKRPVEKKPEPAPERKPRGTSSALKKNPNIKKEMRPDLEQALIDKLENLGVKPDQSGLKDRELTSILAKVNSKRESVARGLPDYWRHREEIASTVEKKLGRQRRGSDPAPESQARSRSVQVLQIRPRSGSLPSRATQVMSGPAVKQSKTPQPAPRTKTNTQPKTSTPNTKTALRTFTAKTPPFSSDEESDEEDTDMEEEQPPKHQRGKSPQPRLNQVQIRSSKPSPVQSKQAPARHSSSSNSQQVRGSVGGVTKTAVTKIDSDEDDEWSEVSELQEIDPKRLQSHKDQNGNLEKKSFGKENRINDLARKMEKQFTERVSKKPAGGVSILPERKDEVQELTYTDLEESSEWVVSSLEDKQEMSKAPKGSGPMKKSLDSPSTSVWGTSTGKGPKSGLTEAGTGSTLKSSLCSLSDISDSEDISNKYNKLYS is encoded by the exons ATG cCATTTCACAACGGAGCATACTACCCCTACACTGGTGACACCCAGGGGACCCATTCATCAGCGGGGATCCCATCTCTCCTGAATTCCCCGCTCAGCCAGCCCTCTGTAAACGGCCACTCTGTACCTGCACCCAGCATGACTCCATCCAGCGGAGCCTCCACCGTCCTCCCTTTCAAGTTCCGCCTGCGCAGGGAGAGTGTGGATTGGCGGCGCATCAACGCAGTGGAcatagaccttgttgtgagccaGCTGGATGTGGACGCCCTTCAGGAGCACATCAGCAGCGTCACCTTCTGCAGCCTGGATGGGGAGCGATGTCAGCGGTGCCAAAGCCCCGTGGATCCAGCTCTGATCAAGCTCCTGCGGCTGGCCCAGCTCACAGTGGAGTGGCTCCTCCACTGCCAGGAATTTCTCACCCTCAACCTGCAAGCAGCGGAGGACAGGCTGGCAAACGCCGGCAATCAGCGCGAGCAGCTGCTGGCTCAGCAGAAGAAGCTGGAGGAGAAGGTGAAGACGCTGACCAACGAGCtcaaggagaggaagaagattATTCGCACCCAGCAGTCCATGCTCGCACCACGGATCATCAGCAGCCAGAAG tgTCCGCATTGTGATAAATCCTTCCTCAATTCCACGTTTCTCCAGAATCACATGCAGCGCCGCCACCCTGACGAGTACGAGTTCG AGTTGCGGTCTGACAGTGAGAAGAAATCTCAGATTGAAAATCTCAAATCTGAGATCAGCAGTCTGAAGGAGCAGAttgttcagcagcagcaggacctGCAGGCCAAAACAACTCAG GAAAAGGAGCAGCAATCCATGTACAGAGACCAGCAGAGAGAACTGGAGCGCTTTAAGGCCGAGGAGATGGCGCGCATGGACAGAAAGATAGAATTTCTTTACACCCGAAATATTCAAGCTCTCAAT GAAGCAAATCAGAATCAGACAGCCAGGCAGGAAAAAACAGCTAGCCCTGTTCACTCGCAGCCAGAGAGAGATCTggacaactacaaagagatgcaggtCCAAGCCATGCAAAAGCTGGAGCACCAAATGAGGAAACAG GATAAAAAGTGGGAATCCAGGCTGCAGGAAATAAAGGCCCAACATGAGTCTGAAAAGAACCag TTGCTGAACGAGCTGAGCAGTATGCAATCGACTGTGTCCGAGCAGCAGGGGAGCATCCAGAGGCTGCATGAGATGGGGAGGAGGCAGCAGGAGATGGGGAGGAGGCTGCAGGAGAAGGAGCAAATCATCAAGGCTCAAAGGGAGCAG ATAAGGAATCTTTCCTCCAATCCACCCACAAAAATAGTGGAAGTGCCAG TGATTATCAGCGCACAAGCTCCAGAGCCAAAACCAAAAAGAGTGGTACTTG AGGAGCCAGTCTCTGCTCTAAAGCTGGACCCTATACAGGAGCtgtcagaggaggagaaag ACTCGAGCAGCTTCTCAGAGAAAAGGCCGGTGGAGAAGAAGCCTGAGCCTGCACCGGAGAGGAAACCGAGGGGGACCAGCAGCGCTCTGAAGAAGAACCCCAACATCAAGAAAGAGATGCGGCCCGATCTGGAGCAAGCTCTTATTGACAAGCTGGAGAACCTGGGAGTCAAGCCT GATCAGAGTGGTCTGAAGGACAGAGAGCTCACTTCCATCCTGGCCAAGGTGAATTCAAAGCGGGAGAGCGTTGCAAGGGGGTTGCCTGACTACTGGCGCCATCGGGAAGAGATCGCCAGCACTGTGGAGAAGAAGCTGGGACGGCAGAGGAGAGGCAGCGACCCTGCTCCTGAGTCACAAGCCAGATCCAGATCAGTTCAAG TGTTGCAGATCCGTCCTCGCTCCGGCAGCCTGCCCTCCAGGGCCACCCAGGTGATGTCTGGACCCGCTGTCAAACAGTCCAAGACCCCTCAGCCGGCACCAAGGACAAAGACCAACACCCAACCCAAGACGTCTACACCCAACACCAAGACCGCTCTGAGGACCTTCACAGccaa GACCCCTCCTTTCAGTTCAGATGAGGAATCTGACGAAGAGGACACAGATATGGAGGAAGAACAGCCCCCGAAACACCAGAGGGGCAAATCACCACAGCCCAGACTGAACCAGGTCCAAATCAGATCAAGCAAACCCAGTCCGGTCCAGTCCAAGCAGGCTCCAGCCAGGCACTCATCCTCCTCCAACTCCCAGCAGGTCAGGGGGTCAGTTGGCGGCGTGACCAAGACAGCAGTCACAAAGATCGACAGTGATGAGGACGACGAGTGGTCCGAGGTCAGCGAGCTGCAGGAGATCGACCCAAAACGTCTCCAGAGTCACAAAGACCAGAACGGCAACTTGGAGAAGAAAAGCTTTGGCAAAG AGAACAGAATCAATGACCTGGCCAGAAAAATGGAGAAGCAGTTTACAGAGAGAGTGTCAAAGAAACCAGCAGGGGGCGTCAGCATCCTACCAGAGAGGAAGGACGAGGTTCAGGAGCTCACG TACACGGATCTCGAGGAGAGCAGCGAGTGGGTCGTCTCCTCCTTGGAGGACAAACAGGAAATGTCTAAAGCGCCTAAGGGCTCTGGACCAATGAAAAAGAGCCTGGACTCCCCCAGCACCAGCGTCTGGGGAACCTCCACAGGAAAGGGTCCCAAATCTG GTCTGACTGAAGCTGGAACAGGAAGCACCCTGAAGAGCAGCCTGTGCTCCCTCAGTGACATCAGTGACTCTGAGGATATTAGCAATAAGTACAATAAACTCTACAGCTGA
- the dzip1 gene encoding zinc finger protein Dzip1 isoform X3 codes for MTPSSGASTVLPFKFRLRRESVDWRRINAVDIDLVVSQLDVDALQEHISSVTFCSLDGERCQRCQSPVDPALIKLLRLAQLTVEWLLHCQEFLTLNLQAAEDRLANAGNQREQLLAQQKKLEEKVKTLTNELKERKKIIRTQQSMLAPRIISSQKCPHCDKSFLNSTFLQNHMQRRHPDEYEFELRSDSEKKSQIENLKSEISSLKEQIVQQQQDLQAKTTQEKEQQSMYRDQQRELERFKAEEMARMDRKIEFLYTRNIQALNEANQNQTARQEKTASPVHSQPERDLDNYKEMQVQAMQKLEHQMRKQDKKWESRLQEIKAQHESEKNQLLNELSSMQSTVSEQQGSIQRLHEMGRRQQEMGRRLQEKEQIIKAQREQIRNLSSNPPTKIVEVPVIISAQAPEPKPKRVVLEEPVSALKLDPIQELSEEEKDSSSFSEKRPVEKKPEPAPERKPRGTSSALKKNPNIKKEMRPDLEQALIDKLENLGVKPDQSGLKDRELTSILAKVNSKRESVARGLPDYWRHREEIASTVEKKLGRQRRGSDPAPESQARSRSVQVLQIRPRSGSLPSRATQVMSGPAVKQSKTPQPAPRTKTNTQPKTSTPNTKTALRTFTAKTPPFSSDEESDEEDTDMEEEQPPKHQRGKSPQPRLNQVQIRSSKPSPVQSKQAPARHSSSSNSQQVRGSVGGVTKTAVTKIDSDEDDEWSEVSELQEIDPKRLQSHKDQNGNLEKKSFGKENRINDLARKMEKQFTERVSKKPAGGVSILPERKDEVQELTYTDLEESSEWVVSSLEDKQEMSKAPKGSGPMKKSLDSPSTSVWGTSTGKGPKSGLTEAGTGSTLKSSLCSLSDISDSEDISNKYNKLYS; via the exons ATGACTCCATCCAGCGGAGCCTCCACCGTCCTCCCTTTCAAGTTCCGCCTGCGCAGGGAGAGTGTGGATTGGCGGCGCATCAACGCAGTGGAcatagaccttgttgtgagccaGCTGGATGTGGACGCCCTTCAGGAGCACATCAGCAGCGTCACCTTCTGCAGCCTGGATGGGGAGCGATGTCAGCGGTGCCAAAGCCCCGTGGATCCAGCTCTGATCAAGCTCCTGCGGCTGGCCCAGCTCACAGTGGAGTGGCTCCTCCACTGCCAGGAATTTCTCACCCTCAACCTGCAAGCAGCGGAGGACAGGCTGGCAAACGCCGGCAATCAGCGCGAGCAGCTGCTGGCTCAGCAGAAGAAGCTGGAGGAGAAGGTGAAGACGCTGACCAACGAGCtcaaggagaggaagaagattATTCGCACCCAGCAGTCCATGCTCGCACCACGGATCATCAGCAGCCAGAAG tgTCCGCATTGTGATAAATCCTTCCTCAATTCCACGTTTCTCCAGAATCACATGCAGCGCCGCCACCCTGACGAGTACGAGTTCG AGTTGCGGTCTGACAGTGAGAAGAAATCTCAGATTGAAAATCTCAAATCTGAGATCAGCAGTCTGAAGGAGCAGAttgttcagcagcagcaggacctGCAGGCCAAAACAACTCAG GAAAAGGAGCAGCAATCCATGTACAGAGACCAGCAGAGAGAACTGGAGCGCTTTAAGGCCGAGGAGATGGCGCGCATGGACAGAAAGATAGAATTTCTTTACACCCGAAATATTCAAGCTCTCAAT GAAGCAAATCAGAATCAGACAGCCAGGCAGGAAAAAACAGCTAGCCCTGTTCACTCGCAGCCAGAGAGAGATCTggacaactacaaagagatgcaggtCCAAGCCATGCAAAAGCTGGAGCACCAAATGAGGAAACAG GATAAAAAGTGGGAATCCAGGCTGCAGGAAATAAAGGCCCAACATGAGTCTGAAAAGAACCag TTGCTGAACGAGCTGAGCAGTATGCAATCGACTGTGTCCGAGCAGCAGGGGAGCATCCAGAGGCTGCATGAGATGGGGAGGAGGCAGCAGGAGATGGGGAGGAGGCTGCAGGAGAAGGAGCAAATCATCAAGGCTCAAAGGGAGCAG ATAAGGAATCTTTCCTCCAATCCACCCACAAAAATAGTGGAAGTGCCAG TGATTATCAGCGCACAAGCTCCAGAGCCAAAACCAAAAAGAGTGGTACTTG AGGAGCCAGTCTCTGCTCTAAAGCTGGACCCTATACAGGAGCtgtcagaggaggagaaag ACTCGAGCAGCTTCTCAGAGAAAAGGCCGGTGGAGAAGAAGCCTGAGCCTGCACCGGAGAGGAAACCGAGGGGGACCAGCAGCGCTCTGAAGAAGAACCCCAACATCAAGAAAGAGATGCGGCCCGATCTGGAGCAAGCTCTTATTGACAAGCTGGAGAACCTGGGAGTCAAGCCT GATCAGAGTGGTCTGAAGGACAGAGAGCTCACTTCCATCCTGGCCAAGGTGAATTCAAAGCGGGAGAGCGTTGCAAGGGGGTTGCCTGACTACTGGCGCCATCGGGAAGAGATCGCCAGCACTGTGGAGAAGAAGCTGGGACGGCAGAGGAGAGGCAGCGACCCTGCTCCTGAGTCACAAGCCAGATCCAGATCAGTTCAAG TGTTGCAGATCCGTCCTCGCTCCGGCAGCCTGCCCTCCAGGGCCACCCAGGTGATGTCTGGACCCGCTGTCAAACAGTCCAAGACCCCTCAGCCGGCACCAAGGACAAAGACCAACACCCAACCCAAGACGTCTACACCCAACACCAAGACCGCTCTGAGGACCTTCACAGccaa GACCCCTCCTTTCAGTTCAGATGAGGAATCTGACGAAGAGGACACAGATATGGAGGAAGAACAGCCCCCGAAACACCAGAGGGGCAAATCACCACAGCCCAGACTGAACCAGGTCCAAATCAGATCAAGCAAACCCAGTCCGGTCCAGTCCAAGCAGGCTCCAGCCAGGCACTCATCCTCCTCCAACTCCCAGCAGGTCAGGGGGTCAGTTGGCGGCGTGACCAAGACAGCAGTCACAAAGATCGACAGTGATGAGGACGACGAGTGGTCCGAGGTCAGCGAGCTGCAGGAGATCGACCCAAAACGTCTCCAGAGTCACAAAGACCAGAACGGCAACTTGGAGAAGAAAAGCTTTGGCAAAG AGAACAGAATCAATGACCTGGCCAGAAAAATGGAGAAGCAGTTTACAGAGAGAGTGTCAAAGAAACCAGCAGGGGGCGTCAGCATCCTACCAGAGAGGAAGGACGAGGTTCAGGAGCTCACG TACACGGATCTCGAGGAGAGCAGCGAGTGGGTCGTCTCCTCCTTGGAGGACAAACAGGAAATGTCTAAAGCGCCTAAGGGCTCTGGACCAATGAAAAAGAGCCTGGACTCCCCCAGCACCAGCGTCTGGGGAACCTCCACAGGAAAGGGTCCCAAATCTG GTCTGACTGAAGCTGGAACAGGAAGCACCCTGAAGAGCAGCCTGTGCTCCCTCAGTGACATCAGTGACTCTGAGGATATTAGCAATAAGTACAATAAACTCTACAGCTGA
- the LOC121962615 gene encoding ATP-binding cassette sub-family C member 4-like codes for MGKVTKDSKTNPAATASLLSKIFFWWLNPLFRTGYKRRLEEDDMYEVLTEDKSDNLGQELQRYWDYEVQKATKELQTPRLTKAIIKCYWKPYGVLGFFTLVEEVIKVVQPVLLGKMIEYFETYDPENTTALYETLGYAAGLSICTIGLALLHHLYFYHVQRTGMKIRVAMCHMIYNKALRLSSSAIGKTTTGQIVNLLSNDVNKFDDVTIFLHFLWVGPLQAAAVVGLLWSEIGPSCLAGMVVLMFLMPMQTMFGRLFSKFRSKTAVLTDSRIRIMNEVVSGIRIIKMYAWEKPFAALVSEVRRKEISKIMKSSYLRGLNMASFFCASKIILFITFTLYVLLGNKISASRVFVTVSLYTAVRLTVTLFFPSAIEKLFESRVSIRRIQEFLMLEEITKSTSALPQDEKKDAFVEIQDLVCYWDKVRHFEKLRVNSRE; via the exons ATGGGAAAAGTCACTAAAGATAGCAAGACCAACCCGGCAGCGACTGCGAGCCTTTTGTCCAAGATATTCTTCTG GTGGCTGAATCCGCTGTTTCGCACAGGATACAAACGCAGGCTGGAGGAAGATGACATGTACGAAGTGCTCACGGAGGATAAGTCGGACAATCTGGGACAGGAACTGCAGAG ATACTGGGATTATGAGGTCCAGAAGGCCACCAAAGAGCTGCAGACACCTAGACTCACCAAAGCCATCATTAAGTGCTACTGGAAGCCATATGGAGTGCTGGGATTCTTCACCCTCGTTGAA GAGGTCATTAAAGTGGTCCAGCCGGTTCTCCTGGGGAAGATGATTGAGTACTTTGAGACGTACGATCCAGAAAACACGACAGCTCTGTACGAGACTCTGGGTTACGCCGCCGGCCTGTCTATCTGCACCATCGGCCTGGCCTTGCTCCATCACCTCTACTTCTACCACGTCCAGAGGACGGGCATGAAGATCAGAGTGGCCATGTGTCACATGATCTACAACAAG GCTCTGCGTCTCAGCAGTTCGGCCATAGGAAAAACCACCACCGGCCAGATTGTCAACCTCCTCTCCAATGACGTCAACAAGTTTGACGAT GTGACCATCTTCCTGCACTTCCTGTGGGTGGGGCCCCTCCAGGCAGCGGCCGTCGTGGGCCTGCTGTGGTCGGAGATCGGTCCGTCGTGCCTGGCTGGAATGGTGGTCCTCATGTTCCTGATGCCTATGCAAACCATGTTTGGAAGACTCTTTTCGAAGTTCAG GAGTAAGACGGCTGTTCTGACCGACAGCAGAATCCGCATAATGAACGAGGTGGTGTCCGGAATCAGGATCATCAAGATGTACGCCTGGGAAAAACCCTTTGCTGCTCTGGTCTCTGAGGTCAGAag GAAAGAGATCTCCAAGATCATGAAGAGCTCCTACCTCCGAGGCCTCAACATGGCCTCCTTCTTCTGCGCCAGCAAGATCATCCTCTTCATCACCTTCACCCTCTACGTCCTCCTGGGAAATAAGATTTCAGCCAGCCGCGTGTTCGTGACGGTGTCGCTGTACACCGCCGTGCGGCTCACCGTCACGCTCTTCTTCCCGAGCGCCATCGAGAAGCTGTTCGAGAGCCGCGTCAGCATCCGCAGGATTCAG GAATTCTTGATGCTGGAAGAGATCACAAAAAGCACATCTGCACTGCCACAGGATGAGAAGAAGGACGCCTTCGTGGAAATCCAGGACCTGGTCTGCTACTGGGACAAGGTCAGACACTTTGAGAAGCTACGAGTAAATTCACGAGAATAA
- the cldn10a gene encoding claudin-10a — MGNMATEIVAFILTISGWILVSSTLPTDYWKVSSVDGTVITTATFWSNLWKTCVTDSTGVSNCKDFPSMLALDAYIQVCRGLMIAAVCLGFFGAVLALVGMKCTKIGGSETTKARLTVLSGSHFVLSGLCCMTACSIYAHRITTDFFDPLFVAQKFELGAALFVGWAGSVLCILGGLVFCLSMSEGFSLRAEYSYSGATTFVTARKKHSKTISGLQKEAGEPPRQFGRNAYV, encoded by the exons ATGGGCAACATGGCAACAGAGATTGTTGCATTTATTCTGACCATCTCGGGGTGGATCCTGGTGTCGTCCACTCTGCCCACAGACTACTGGAAGGTGTCCTCTGTGGACGGGACGGTCATCACCACAGCTACCTTCTGGTCCAACCTTTGGAAAACTTGTGTGACTGATTCGACCGGTGTGTCCAACTGCAAGGACTTTCCTTCGATGCTGGCTCTGGACG CCTATATCCAGGTGTGTCGGGGTCTGATGATCGCCGCCGTGTGTCTGGGGTTCTTCGGTGCCGTCTTGGCCTTGGTGGGAATGAAGTGCACCAAAATAGGAGGCTCGGAGACCACCAAGGCTCGACTGACCGTCCTCTCGGGCTCCCACTTCGTCCTCAGCG GCCTCTGCTGCATGACTGCATGCTCCATATATGCTCACAGGATCACAACTGACTTCTTTGACCCCCTTTTTGTTGCCCAGAA GTTTGAGCTGGGGGCCGCTCTCTTCGTCGGCTGGGCTGGATCTGTGCTGTGCATTCTGGGAGGACTTGTCTTCTGTCTCTCCATGTCTGAAGGCTTCAGTCTCAG AGCTGAATACTCCTACTCCGGGGCGACGACTTTTGTGACGGCGCGCAAAAAGCACAGCAAAACTATCAGCGGCCTCCAGAAGGAAGCCGGAGAGCCGCCGAGGCAGTTTGGGAGAAATGCCTATGTGTGA